In Bacillus sp. SB49, a single window of DNA contains:
- the pgsA gene encoding CDP-diacylglycerol--glycerol-3-phosphate 3-phosphatidyltransferase translates to MNLPNKITLSRIFLIPIFIILMSVPFNWGSLNIGENELPVSHLAGAVLFIIASTTDWIDGYIARKYNLVTNLGKFLDPLADKLLVSAALILLVEIGLAPAWIVILIISREFAVTGLRLVAAGEGSVLAASQMGKLKTWIQIIAISLLLLHNWPFSYIGFPMGLIALYLALIITIYSGYDYFKKNWHVMRDSK, encoded by the coding sequence ATGAATTTACCAAACAAAATTACCTTATCCAGAATTTTTCTTATCCCGATCTTTATTATCCTTATGAGCGTACCGTTCAATTGGGGAAGTTTGAATATCGGCGAAAACGAGCTGCCTGTATCCCATTTGGCGGGTGCTGTACTGTTCATCATTGCATCCACGACAGACTGGATTGATGGATATATCGCACGGAAATACAATCTCGTAACGAACCTCGGTAAATTTCTCGATCCTTTAGCAGATAAGCTCCTCGTAAGTGCCGCGCTGATTCTGCTTGTCGAAATCGGTCTTGCTCCGGCTTGGATCGTCATTCTTATCATCAGCCGCGAATTTGCAGTTACAGGACTCCGACTTGTGGCGGCGGGAGAAGGAAGCGTGCTTGCTGCAAGTCAGATGGGTAAATTGAAGACATGGATTCAAATCATTGCAATCTCCTTGCTGCTGCTTCACAATTGGCCGTTCTCCTATATCGGTTTTCCGATGGGGCTGATCGCGCTTTATTTAGCATTGATTATTACGATTTATTCCGGCTACGATTATTTCAAAAAGAACTGGCATGTGATGAGGGATTCTAAATGA
- a CDS encoding competence/damage-inducible protein A, giving the protein MRAEKAEIIAVGTELLLGQIANTNAQWISKELAALGLPVYSHTVVGDNMDRVRTCFKAAGARSDIIIVTGGLGPTEDDLTRDAAQEIFGQELVEHEPSMVKILAVFERNGRPMTLNNRKQSHVFQQAEVLTNSKGMAPGQIVEHEGTIWVFLPGVPSEMKALMEEEVLPKLRERFEWKSQIVSEMMRFIGIGESRLETELSDLISTQTNPTIAPLASEGEVGLRLTATGETDAEALQSIEALKEKILERVGGHYYGSDAVTIEEKVKQLLESRNYTIGSAESFTGGMFMENLVALPGASAVCEGGIVSYTPAAKEQVLQVPSFIIKEFGTISHECAEVMALNAQAILRTDIGISFTGVAGPEESEGKAPGTVYIGLQIGERKPEVHELYFHGAREQVRHRAVKKGFELLFQRLK; this is encoded by the coding sequence ATGAGAGCGGAAAAGGCGGAAATCATTGCCGTAGGGACTGAGCTTTTGCTTGGTCAAATTGCCAACACCAATGCTCAGTGGATTTCAAAAGAACTAGCTGCACTCGGTCTTCCGGTTTATAGTCACACAGTGGTCGGAGATAATATGGACCGCGTCCGTACATGCTTCAAAGCAGCGGGGGCAAGGTCTGACATCATCATTGTAACGGGCGGACTCGGGCCTACAGAGGATGACTTGACCAGAGACGCCGCTCAGGAAATCTTTGGCCAGGAACTCGTAGAGCATGAGCCCTCCATGGTGAAGATTCTTGCCGTATTTGAGCGGAATGGAAGACCTATGACACTGAATAACCGGAAGCAGTCCCATGTATTCCAACAGGCTGAAGTGCTGACCAACAGTAAAGGGATGGCACCCGGCCAAATTGTGGAGCACGAAGGCACGATATGGGTCTTCCTTCCTGGAGTACCATCTGAAATGAAGGCGCTGATGGAAGAGGAAGTTCTTCCGAAATTGCGGGAACGCTTCGAATGGAAGTCACAGATCGTATCAGAAATGATGCGTTTTATAGGAATTGGGGAATCAAGGCTGGAAACGGAACTAAGCGACCTTATATCCACCCAGACGAACCCGACTATCGCTCCTCTCGCAAGCGAAGGGGAGGTCGGGCTGCGATTGACGGCTACCGGCGAAACGGATGCTGAAGCGCTCCAAAGTATTGAAGCCCTGAAGGAAAAAATATTAGAAAGAGTCGGCGGGCACTATTATGGCAGTGACGCTGTTACGATTGAAGAAAAAGTGAAACAACTGCTTGAGAGCAGGAACTACACGATTGGATCTGCGGAAAGCTTTACCGGCGGCATGTTTATGGAGAACCTTGTCGCCCTCCCTGGAGCATCGGCTGTATGCGAGGGAGGTATCGTTTCCTATACTCCGGCAGCGAAGGAACAAGTCCTGCAGGTGCCGAGTTTTATCATCAAAGAATTTGGAACCATCAGTCATGAGTGTGCCGAAGTGATGGCGTTGAATGCACAGGCAATTCTCCGCACGGACATCGGGATCAGTTTTACAGGAGTAGCAGGGCCGGAGGAAAGTGAAGGGAAAGCGCCCGGGACGGTCTACATCGGTCTGCAGATAGGCGAAAGGAAGCCGGAGGTGCATGAGCTTTATTTCCATGGAGCTCGCGAGCAGGTGAGGCACCGGGCAGTCAAGAAAGGCTTCGAGCTGCTTTTCCAAAGGCTGAAATAG
- the recA gene encoding recombinase RecA yields MSDRKQALDMALRQIEKQFGKGSIMKLGESAEQRVNTVSSGSLALDVALGVGGYPRGRIIEIYGPESSGKTTVALHAIAEAQRKGGQAAFIDAEHALDPVYARALGVDIEELLLSQPDTGEQALEIAEALVRSGAVDMVVIDSVAALVPKAEIEGEMGDAHVGLQARLMSQALRKLSGAINKSKTTAIFINQIREKVGVMFGNPETTPGGRALKFYSSVRLEVRRAETLKQGNEMVGNKTRLKVVKNKVAPPFKQAEVDIMYGEGISREGELIDIGTDLDLIQKSGSWYSYNEERLGQGRENAKQFLKENVEIYDEVKRLIRDHYGMDADEPSVEAPEADSQETLDV; encoded by the coding sequence ATGAGTGATCGTAAACAAGCATTAGATATGGCATTGCGTCAAATAGAAAAGCAGTTCGGTAAAGGTTCCATCATGAAGCTCGGAGAAAGTGCAGAACAGCGGGTGAACACAGTATCCAGTGGCTCTCTGGCTCTTGATGTGGCGTTGGGTGTCGGTGGATACCCGCGAGGTAGAATTATAGAAATATATGGACCGGAATCATCCGGTAAAACGACGGTAGCGCTCCACGCGATTGCCGAGGCACAAAGAAAAGGCGGACAGGCAGCGTTTATCGATGCGGAGCACGCACTCGATCCCGTGTATGCAAGGGCGCTCGGGGTAGACATTGAGGAGTTACTGCTGTCCCAGCCTGACACCGGGGAGCAGGCGCTTGAGATTGCTGAGGCGCTCGTACGAAGCGGTGCGGTGGATATGGTTGTTATCGACTCTGTAGCCGCACTGGTCCCGAAAGCTGAGATTGAAGGAGAAATGGGAGATGCACACGTTGGTCTTCAGGCCCGTTTGATGTCCCAAGCACTGCGTAAGCTTTCCGGAGCTATAAATAAGTCGAAGACTACAGCGATCTTCATTAACCAAATTCGTGAAAAAGTCGGCGTTATGTTCGGTAACCCGGAAACAACACCTGGCGGTCGTGCGCTGAAGTTCTATTCTTCCGTGCGTTTGGAAGTTCGTCGTGCAGAAACGCTGAAACAGGGGAATGAAATGGTCGGTAACAAGACCCGTCTGAAAGTCGTGAAGAACAAGGTGGCTCCGCCTTTTAAACAAGCAGAAGTTGATATTATGTATGGAGAGGGAATATCCAGAGAAGGTGAACTGATCGACATCGGTACAGACCTTGATCTCATTCAAAAGAGCGGATCCTGGTATTCCTATAATGAGGAGCGACTTGGCCAAGGTCGTGAAAATGCCAAACAGTTCCTGAAAGAAAACGTGGAAATTTACGATGAAGTAAAACGTTTGATTCGGGATCATTACGGAATGGATGCGGATGAACCTTCTGTTGAAGCGCCGGAAGCTGACAGTCAGGAAACGCTTGACGTTTAA
- the rny gene encoding ribonuclease Y, whose amino-acid sequence MDLISSLIFILLALIVGSVVGYLIRKSIAEAKISSAEALAKQIVDEGHRNAESAKKEALLEAKEENQKFRQEAENEIRERRMELQKTENRLTQKEENLDRKSETLDQRDFSLDKKEGTLAERQQQIEEMESKVKAMLQEQQTELERISGLTSDQAKQMILEKVEQEVSHESALMIKEAENKAKEEADKKAKNILSLALQRCAADHVAETTVSVVNLPNDEMKGRIIGREGRNIRTLETLTGIDLIIDDTPEAVILSGFDPIRRETARMALEKLVQDGRIHPARIEEMVDKSRREVDDYIREVGEQTTFEVGVHGLHPDLIKILGRLKYRTSYGQNVLKHSTEVAYLSGLLAAELGEDEVLARRAGLLHDIGKAIDHEVEGSHVEIGKELAMKYKENETVINAVASHHGDEEPTSVIAVLVAAADALSAARPGARSETLENYIKRLEKLEEISESYEGVEKSFAIQAGREVRIMVRPDEIDDLEATRLARDIRNRIEGELDYPGHIKVTVIRETRSVEYAK is encoded by the coding sequence ATGGATTTAATATCCTCGCTCATCTTCATTTTGCTTGCCCTTATCGTCGGTTCTGTTGTTGGTTATCTTATTCGGAAATCGATTGCGGAGGCGAAAATTTCCAGTGCTGAAGCGCTTGCGAAACAGATTGTGGATGAAGGTCACCGCAATGCAGAATCAGCTAAGAAAGAAGCTCTTCTTGAAGCAAAAGAAGAGAATCAGAAATTTCGTCAGGAAGCGGAGAACGAGATCCGCGAACGCCGCATGGAACTGCAGAAAACTGAAAATCGTTTAACTCAGAAAGAAGAGAATCTTGATCGTAAGAGTGAGACGCTTGACCAGCGTGATTTTTCACTCGACAAGAAAGAAGGGACTCTTGCCGAGAGACAACAACAAATTGAAGAAATGGAAAGCAAAGTGAAAGCTATGCTTCAAGAACAGCAAACCGAACTGGAACGTATATCCGGTTTGACATCAGATCAGGCGAAACAGATGATTCTTGAGAAAGTAGAGCAAGAAGTGTCGCATGAGTCCGCACTAATGATCAAGGAAGCGGAGAATAAAGCGAAAGAAGAAGCGGATAAGAAAGCGAAGAACATTCTTTCTTTAGCTCTACAACGCTGTGCTGCCGATCACGTTGCAGAAACGACGGTTTCTGTGGTCAACCTTCCGAACGATGAGATGAAAGGAAGAATTATCGGTCGGGAAGGACGCAACATTCGTACCCTTGAAACATTGACTGGCATTGACTTGATCATTGATGATACGCCGGAAGCTGTCATTCTCTCTGGTTTTGACCCGATCCGCCGTGAAACGGCGCGGATGGCACTTGAGAAACTCGTACAGGACGGGCGCATTCACCCAGCCCGTATCGAGGAAATGGTGGACAAGTCCCGTCGCGAAGTGGATGACTACATTCGTGAAGTAGGGGAACAGACGACTTTCGAAGTCGGCGTTCACGGCCTGCATCCGGATCTGATCAAGATTCTTGGCCGCTTGAAGTATCGTACAAGTTACGGTCAGAATGTACTCAAACACTCTACAGAGGTTGCTTATTTGTCCGGTCTGCTTGCCGCAGAACTTGGCGAAGACGAAGTGCTTGCCCGTCGTGCAGGATTGCTGCATGATATAGGGAAGGCAATTGACCACGAAGTGGAAGGAAGCCACGTAGAAATCGGTAAAGAACTTGCGATGAAGTATAAAGAGAATGAGACAGTGATCAACGCTGTTGCATCTCACCACGGTGATGAAGAACCGACCTCCGTCATTGCTGTCCTTGTCGCAGCTGCCGATGCTTTATCAGCAGCAAGACCTGGCGCACGTAGTGAAACGCTCGAGAACTATATCAAGCGTCTTGAGAAACTGGAAGAGATTTCTGAATCCTATGAAGGAGTCGAGAAATCATTTGCAATCCAAGCCGGTAGGGAAGTTCGGATTATGGTTCGCCCTGATGAAATTGATGATCTTGAAGCTACGCGACTGGCCCGTGATATTCGAAACCGAATCGAAGGAGAACTCGATTATCCTGGTCATATCAAAGTAACCGTTATTCGTGAAACACGTTCTGTGGAGTATGCGAAATAA
- a CDS encoding TIGR00282 family metallophosphoesterase, whose product MRILFIGDVVGSPGREMVDEYLPKLKQKFQPAVSIVNGENAASGKGITEKIYRRFLEKGAQAVTLGNHAWDKKEIFEFIDEADYLVRPANFPEGTPGRGLTFVKTPKGEVAVINLQGRTFMAPNDDPFRKVDELIEEAKKRTSIIFLDFHAETTSEKQAMGWYVDGRISVSVGTHTHVQTADERILPKGTGYISDVGMTGPYDGILGMDRDAVMKRFLTNLPVRFEVPKKGRAQLSAFLVDVDEKTGMSTKVKRILINDDHPFFE is encoded by the coding sequence ATGAGAATTTTATTTATTGGAGACGTGGTGGGTTCACCGGGAAGAGAAATGGTGGATGAATACCTTCCGAAATTGAAGCAGAAGTTTCAGCCTGCCGTTTCTATTGTTAACGGAGAGAACGCAGCATCTGGGAAAGGCATTACAGAAAAAATTTATCGGAGATTCCTTGAAAAAGGAGCGCAGGCAGTTACGCTGGGGAATCATGCCTGGGACAAGAAAGAGATTTTCGAATTTATTGATGAAGCAGATTACCTTGTCCGACCGGCCAACTTTCCGGAAGGGACTCCCGGTCGTGGATTAACTTTCGTAAAAACACCAAAAGGAGAAGTCGCTGTTATTAACTTACAGGGGCGGACGTTTATGGCTCCCAATGACGATCCATTCCGCAAAGTGGATGAATTGATAGAAGAAGCAAAAAAAAGAACGTCCATCATTTTTTTGGATTTTCATGCGGAAACGACTAGTGAGAAACAAGCGATGGGATGGTACGTCGATGGCAGAATCAGCGTAAGTGTTGGAACCCATACACACGTTCAGACGGCGGATGAACGTATTCTTCCAAAAGGAACCGGGTATATTTCCGATGTTGGAATGACCGGACCTTACGATGGGATATTGGGTATGGATAGAGATGCAGTCATGAAACGATTTCTGACAAACCTTCCTGTACGTTTCGAAGTTCCGAAAAAGGGAAGAGCACAACTGAGCGCCTTTTTGGTGGATGTAGATGAGAAAACGGGAATGTCTACGAAAGTGAAGCGCATTCTTATTAACGATGACCATCCATTCTTTGAATGA
- a CDS encoding stage V sporulation protein S, with protein MEVLKVSAKSVPNSVAGALANVVRERGTAEIQAIGAGALNQAVKAVAIARGFVAPSGMDLICIPAFTDIMIDEEERTAIKLIVEPR; from the coding sequence ATGGAAGTCTTAAAAGTATCAGCTAAATCCGTACCTAATTCAGTAGCAGGGGCCCTTGCCAATGTTGTAAGAGAGCGTGGAACTGCTGAAATCCAGGCCATTGGAGCAGGAGCATTAAATCAGGCTGTCAAGGCGGTTGCGATAGCAAGAGGTTTCGTCGCCCCGAGCGGTATGGACTTGATCTGCATCCCGGCCTTCACTGATATTATGATTGATGAAGAGGAACGTACGGCAATCAAGTTAATTGTCGAACCTCGCTAG
- the tdh gene encoding L-threonine 3-dehydrogenase, whose translation MNGTMKAIVKHQRGLGAVLNEVPIPQISEDEVLIRVKATSICGTDVHIYNWDEWSASRVHPPYVFGHEFSGEIVEVGGKVSGFSIGDFVSAETHLVCGQCPQCLTGKFHICKNTKIIGVDTQGCFAEFVALPASNLWKNPKEMPVDIASIQEPMGNAVHTVLNGEVAGKTVAVIGCGPIGLMAVGVAKAAGASQVIALDLNGYRLGLAEKMGATKVVDSGKVDPVEKVKEWTDGNGVDVVCEMSGHPVAMDQGFKMVTNGGRVSILSLPTNRVSIDITNDVVFKGVEVQGITGRKMYETWQQVSRLLHSGQVDVKPIITHHLKLEEFEQGFDLMNQGLCGKVVLHP comes from the coding sequence GTGAACGGAACGATGAAAGCTATAGTAAAGCATCAACGTGGATTGGGCGCAGTATTAAATGAAGTGCCGATTCCTCAGATAAGCGAAGATGAAGTGCTGATTCGTGTGAAAGCTACCTCTATATGCGGTACCGATGTTCACATTTATAATTGGGACGAATGGTCTGCGAGCAGAGTACATCCGCCATATGTGTTTGGTCATGAATTCTCCGGTGAAATTGTGGAAGTTGGTGGTAAAGTAAGCGGCTTTTCTATCGGGGACTTCGTCAGCGCTGAAACTCATCTCGTCTGTGGGCAGTGTCCGCAGTGTCTGACAGGGAAATTCCACATCTGTAAAAATACAAAAATCATTGGAGTCGATACCCAAGGATGCTTCGCGGAATTTGTAGCGCTGCCTGCAAGCAATCTTTGGAAAAACCCGAAGGAAATGCCCGTAGATATCGCTTCGATTCAAGAACCGATGGGTAATGCGGTACATACGGTTTTGAACGGGGAGGTCGCGGGAAAAACGGTAGCAGTCATCGGCTGCGGGCCGATCGGGTTGATGGCCGTAGGAGTGGCGAAAGCAGCAGGAGCTTCCCAAGTGATTGCGCTTGATCTTAATGGCTACCGACTTGGCCTTGCCGAAAAGATGGGTGCGACGAAGGTCGTTGATTCGGGGAAGGTCGACCCGGTAGAAAAGGTGAAAGAATGGACGGACGGCAATGGTGTAGATGTCGTTTGTGAGATGAGCGGACACCCTGTCGCCATGGATCAAGGATTCAAAATGGTGACAAATGGCGGAAGAGTATCTATTCTGAGTCTCCCAACTAACCGAGTCAGCATTGATATAACAAACGATGTTGTTTTTAAAGGGGTAGAGGTTCAGGGAATTACCGGCAGAAAAATGTACGAAACGTGGCAGCAGGTATCCAGACTGCTTCATTCCGGGCAGGTGGATGTGAAACCGATCATCACCCATCATTTGAAGCTGGAAGAGTTTGAGCAGGGGTTCGACTTGATGAATCAAGGGTTATGTGGAAAAGTGGTACTACACCCATAA
- a CDS encoding glycine C-acetyltransferase, translated as MKGFEYLQEELDAMQEQGTFRRLIPLESAQGSKVTIRGKEVIQLSSNNYLGLTSHPKMKRAADEANEKYGVGTGSVRTIAGTLEMHEEFEKKLAEFKHTEAALVFQSGFTTNQGVLSSILGKDDVVISDELNHASIIDGIRLTKADRKIYKHVDMESLEDALKQSSNYRTRLVVTDGVFSMDGNIAPLPEIVELAEKYDALVMVDDAHASGVLGDNGRGTVNHFKLDGRVHIQVGTLSKAIGVLGGYVASTKTLRDYLIHKGRPFLFSTSHPPAVTAANAAAIDVLLEEPELIEKLWNNTAFFKQGLQQLGFDTGISETPVTPVMVGDDALTHKFSDELFGEGVFAQGIVFPTVQRGKGRIRTIVTAEHSQEELQEALDAFEKVGKKLGIIE; from the coding sequence ATGAAAGGTTTTGAATACTTACAGGAAGAATTAGATGCGATGCAGGAACAGGGAACGTTCCGGAGGTTAATTCCGCTAGAGTCTGCTCAAGGATCCAAGGTAACCATCAGGGGTAAGGAAGTCATTCAACTTTCTTCCAATAACTATCTCGGGCTCACTTCCCACCCGAAGATGAAGCGTGCGGCCGATGAGGCGAATGAGAAGTACGGCGTCGGCACTGGTTCTGTCCGTACGATTGCAGGTACACTCGAAATGCACGAGGAATTCGAGAAGAAGCTTGCAGAATTTAAGCACACGGAAGCTGCTTTGGTGTTTCAATCCGGTTTTACGACAAACCAGGGGGTCTTGTCGTCCATCCTCGGGAAGGATGATGTCGTTATCTCCGATGAATTGAACCACGCTTCCATCATAGACGGAATCCGGCTGACGAAAGCAGACCGCAAAATCTACAAGCACGTGGATATGGAATCGTTGGAGGATGCATTGAAACAAAGCAGTAACTACCGCACTCGCCTGGTAGTTACGGACGGCGTCTTTTCGATGGACGGAAACATCGCTCCGCTTCCTGAAATCGTCGAACTTGCCGAGAAATACGATGCGCTTGTCATGGTGGATGACGCCCATGCGAGTGGTGTGCTTGGGGATAATGGAAGAGGAACGGTCAATCATTTCAAATTGGACGGCCGTGTCCACATTCAAGTAGGAACGTTAAGTAAAGCGATTGGTGTCTTGGGCGGATATGTAGCTAGTACGAAAACGCTGCGAGACTACTTGATCCATAAAGGCCGCCCGTTCTTGTTCAGCACGTCTCATCCACCGGCAGTTACGGCGGCTAATGCTGCAGCTATCGATGTTCTTCTTGAAGAACCGGAATTGATTGAGAAACTGTGGAATAACACAGCCTTCTTCAAGCAAGGCTTACAGCAACTCGGGTTTGATACAGGAATCAGTGAAACACCTGTCACACCAGTGATGGTAGGGGATGATGCGTTGACCCACAAGTTCTCTGATGAACTCTTCGGAGAGGGCGTCTTCGCGCAGGGAATTGTTTTTCCTACCGTTCAGAGAGGGAAAGGAAGAATTCGAACGATCGTGACTGCGGAGCATTCTCAGGAAGAGCTTCAGGAGGCGCTTGATGCTTTTGAAAAAGTAGGGAAGAAGCTAGGTATAATTGAATGA
- the miaB gene encoding tRNA (N6-isopentenyl adenosine(37)-C2)-methylthiotransferase MiaB — translation MNEQQKKEMSQIKPASSSNLERLKQKTSEDFMKYFETTYQPPNMRDAQRRKRKDTDVLYDFHIPEGMMEAGKGKKYLIRTYGCQMNEHDTEVMAGILEAMGYESTDTAKEADIILLNTCAIRENAENKVFGEIGHLKPLKTENPNLILGVCGCMSQEESVVNRILKKHPFIDLIFGTHNIHKLPELVQEAVFGKEMVIDVWSKEGDIIENLPRSRKGRIKAWVNIMYGCDKFCTYCIVPYTRGKERSRLPEDIIQEVRHLAAQGYKEITLLGQNVNAYGKDLDGGYGLGDLMDELRAIDIPRIRFTTSHPRDFDERLIEVLAKGGNMLDHIHLPVQSGNTEILKIMGRKYSREDYMELVRNIRAAMPDATLTTDIIVGFPNETEEQFRDTLSLVEEVGFEAAYTFIYSPRENTPAARMEDNVSMEEKKDRLQRLNKIVNKQSAEAMKTYEGEIVDVLIEGESKNNPEVLAGYTKRNKLVNVRAPREVIGQIIPVRVVKAKTWSLDGEMIAEKVEVK, via the coding sequence ATGAACGAACAGCAGAAGAAAGAGATGTCGCAGATCAAACCGGCATCCAGCAGTAACCTGGAACGATTGAAACAAAAAACAAGCGAAGACTTCATGAAATATTTCGAAACTACATATCAGCCTCCTAACATGCGTGATGCCCAACGCCGGAAGCGGAAAGATACAGATGTACTCTATGATTTTCATATTCCTGAGGGTATGATGGAAGCGGGTAAAGGCAAGAAATACTTAATTCGTACTTATGGCTGTCAGATGAACGAGCATGATACAGAAGTAATGGCGGGTATCCTTGAAGCGATGGGCTATGAATCTACGGACACCGCAAAAGAAGCAGATATCATCCTCCTTAACACGTGTGCCATTCGGGAGAATGCAGAGAACAAAGTGTTCGGGGAGATCGGTCATTTGAAACCGCTTAAAACAGAAAACCCTAACCTGATTCTAGGGGTGTGCGGCTGTATGTCCCAGGAAGAATCCGTGGTAAATCGCATTCTGAAGAAACATCCTTTTATCGATTTAATCTTCGGGACTCATAATATTCATAAGCTTCCTGAACTTGTCCAGGAAGCTGTGTTTGGCAAAGAAATGGTGATCGACGTTTGGTCCAAAGAGGGAGATATTATTGAAAATCTTCCCCGCTCCCGTAAAGGCAGGATTAAGGCATGGGTGAATATCATGTACGGATGTGATAAATTCTGTACATACTGCATTGTTCCCTATACCCGTGGGAAAGAGAGGAGCAGGCTTCCGGAGGATATCATTCAGGAAGTTCGTCATCTTGCAGCACAAGGGTATAAGGAAATCACTCTCCTTGGTCAGAACGTGAACGCTTATGGGAAAGATCTGGATGGGGGATACGGACTCGGAGACTTGATGGATGAACTCAGGGCGATTGACATTCCGCGTATTAGATTCACTACGTCTCACCCGAGGGATTTTGATGAGCGATTAATTGAAGTCCTTGCTAAAGGCGGGAATATGCTCGATCATATTCACCTGCCCGTACAGTCGGGGAATACCGAAATTCTAAAAATCATGGGGAGAAAGTATTCCAGGGAAGACTACATGGAGCTCGTTCGCAACATACGTGCGGCTATGCCGGATGCGACGCTTACGACCGATATTATTGTCGGCTTTCCAAATGAAACGGAAGAGCAGTTCCGGGATACGCTCTCCCTTGTCGAGGAAGTCGGGTTCGAAGCAGCCTACACGTTCATCTATTCCCCTCGGGAAAATACGCCGGCTGCTAGGATGGAAGACAATGTATCCATGGAAGAGAAGAAAGACAGGCTTCAACGTCTCAACAAGATTGTGAACAAGCAGTCGGCAGAGGCGATGAAGACGTATGAAGGGGAAATTGTCGACGTTCTGATAGAGGGAGAAAGTAAAAATAACCCGGAGGTCCTTGCCGGGTATACGAAACGTAATAAACTTGTCAATGTCCGGGCACCGCGTGAGGTCATTGGACAGATCATTCCTGTGAGAGTCGTCAAGGCCAAAACATGGTCCCTGGACGGAGAAATGATTGCAGAAAAAGTAGAGGTGAAATGA
- a CDS encoding RicAFT regulatory complex protein RicA family protein, protein MAQYTRQQVVDEAKKLAKMMAEIDEIDRFKQLEAKLNENLKVQAHIKKIKALQKQAVNFQAYGKSEALQKIEGEIDRLQDELDAIPVVAEFKDSQTVINDILQMVSNTISREVTNEVIRSTGGDVLEGKTGSANKDSHGCSH, encoded by the coding sequence ATGGCACAATACACAAGGCAGCAAGTAGTTGACGAAGCAAAAAAATTGGCTAAAATGATGGCTGAAATAGATGAAATTGATCGTTTTAAGCAGCTGGAAGCTAAGTTGAATGAGAACCTTAAAGTACAGGCTCACATTAAAAAGATCAAAGCATTACAGAAGCAGGCCGTCAATTTCCAAGCTTACGGAAAAAGCGAAGCCCTTCAGAAAATAGAAGGAGAAATTGATCGTCTTCAGGATGAACTGGATGCTATTCCGGTGGTGGCGGAGTTTAAAGATTCGCAGACCGTCATCAATGATATTCTCCAAATGGTCTCCAACACCATATCCCGGGAAGTTACGAATGAAGTCATTCGATCCACCGGCGGAGACGTACTGGAAGGCAAAACCGGATCAGCGAACAAAGATAGTCATGGCTGCAGTCATTAA
- a CDS encoding outer spore coat protein CotE: MSYFERDYREIITKAVIGKGKKFTESTHTISPSHRPTSILGCWVINHIYNAKKKGEHVEVTGSYDINVWYSYNDNTKTEVVTERVSYCDYVKLSVKDDNCIHDDFEVIAKVVQQPNCLEANICPKGQKIIVEVEREFIVDVIGETKLCVKVDPHGCDKKEDYEYDLSSDDFSAIETDFLPSSSSSHHHDKKD, encoded by the coding sequence ATGTCTTATTTCGAAAGAGATTACCGAGAAATCATCACAAAGGCCGTCATTGGAAAAGGCAAAAAGTTCACAGAATCTACGCACACCATCAGCCCCTCACACCGCCCGACCAGTATTCTCGGATGCTGGGTCATCAATCACATCTACAATGCTAAGAAGAAAGGAGAACATGTAGAAGTAACAGGAAGTTACGATATTAACGTATGGTATTCCTATAACGACAATACAAAAACAGAAGTCGTCACTGAGCGCGTCAGTTACTGTGATTATGTTAAACTATCCGTCAAAGATGACAACTGTATACATGATGACTTTGAGGTAATAGCAAAAGTAGTGCAGCAGCCGAACTGTCTGGAGGCAAACATTTGTCCAAAAGGACAGAAAATCATTGTCGAGGTTGAGCGTGAATTTATCGTCGACGTCATTGGAGAAACGAAGCTTTGTGTGAAGGTTGACCCACACGGCTGTGATAAGAAAGAAGATTACGAGTATGACTTGTCCTCCGATGATTTTTCTGCGATCGAGACGGACTTCCTGCCATCATCATCCAGTTCTCATCATCATGATAAGAAAGATTGA